One Turneriella parva DSM 21527 genomic region harbors:
- a CDS encoding radical SAM protein, whose product MYSFSDIKQVHLEVTERCNAACPQCPRRIEGGVLNPKLTMAELSLNQVRQLLPADFLKQLKKVYLCGNYGDAAAAAETLGIVSYLRESSADLQIGVHSNGSLRDRSWWAELAHLTGQHGYARFAIDGLEDTNAIYRRNTEWSKIMENAAAFIAAGGRAEWDFIVFAHNEHQVEAARGFAFEMGFAAFNVKRTARFLKREAVSADVPAPVRHRSGATEAELAPPVATEHRHPVAGELQSAAERHQSYADFLASREIHCQVAESKSLYISARGYVLPCCWLAGMLHNPENAETRQFAAEFNKLQTSGSIDGLKNSPETIVMGDFFQREISSRWPSGSKGRLEVCARVCGK is encoded by the coding sequence ATGTATTCTTTTTCCGACATCAAGCAAGTCCACCTCGAGGTGACCGAGCGCTGCAATGCAGCCTGCCCGCAATGCCCCCGCCGCATCGAGGGCGGTGTCCTGAACCCGAAGCTCACCATGGCGGAGCTTTCGCTGAACCAGGTCAGGCAGCTCTTGCCAGCAGATTTCCTGAAGCAGCTGAAGAAGGTCTATCTCTGCGGCAACTACGGTGACGCCGCGGCGGCCGCCGAAACTCTTGGGATAGTCAGCTATTTGAGAGAGAGCTCCGCCGATCTGCAGATTGGTGTGCACTCGAACGGCAGCCTGCGCGATAGGTCGTGGTGGGCTGAGCTTGCGCATCTCACCGGTCAGCACGGTTATGCGCGTTTTGCCATCGACGGCCTCGAAGACACGAACGCGATTTACCGCCGCAATACCGAATGGTCGAAGATTATGGAAAATGCCGCGGCGTTCATCGCTGCGGGTGGGCGTGCCGAATGGGATTTTATAGTCTTCGCGCACAACGAGCACCAGGTCGAAGCGGCGCGCGGGTTCGCCTTTGAAATGGGTTTTGCCGCCTTCAATGTGAAGCGCACCGCGCGGTTTCTCAAGCGCGAAGCCGTCAGCGCCGATGTGCCGGCCCCCGTGCGCCACCGCAGCGGAGCGACTGAGGCAGAGCTGGCCCCACCGGTGGCCACCGAGCATCGCCACCCGGTAGCGGGCGAACTGCAAAGCGCGGCAGAGCGACACCAGAGTTATGCCGACTTTTTGGCCTCGCGCGAAATTCATTGCCAGGTAGCTGAGTCGAAGAGCCTCTACATCTCGGCGCGGGGGTACGTTCTTCCCTGCTGCTGGCTTGCGGGAATGCTGCATAACCCCGAGAACGCAGAGACGCGGCAGTTCGCCGCCGAGTTTAATAAACTGCAGACCTCGGGAAGCATTGACGGCCTGAAAAATTCTCCCGAAACAATCGTCATGGGAGATTTCTTCCAGCGCGAAATTTCGAGTAGGTGGCCCAGTGGCAGTAAGGGCCGTCTTGAAGTCTGCGCGCGCGTCTGCGGCAAATAA
- a CDS encoding TMEM165/GDT1 family protein — translation MWYQTFVTVFTTVFIAEIGDKTQLATMLFSTNDQHSRWVIFAASSCALVLAAGIGVLAGQVIGKFVPEKVLHIAAGVGFIAIGVLTLVRSGT, via the coding sequence TTTCGTAACCGTCTTCACTACCGTTTTTATCGCCGAAATCGGCGACAAGACCCAACTCGCGACCATGCTTTTTTCGACCAACGATCAGCATTCGCGCTGGGTAATCTTCGCCGCATCTTCGTGCGCACTGGTTCTCGCTGCCGGTATCGGTGTACTGGCGGGTCAGGTCATCGGCAAGTTTGTTCCGGAAAAAGTATTGCATATCGCGGCTGGCGTTGGATTCATCGCCATTGGCGTACTCACTCTCGTGCGCAGTGGCACCTGA
- a CDS encoding CopG family transcriptional regulator, which yields MAMKRTQVYLTQNEHKALTALSKKTKKKRSEIIREAIDAHLEKQQKKKTRAEILDEVAGTWKDNDFDFEGLRKSWNSRIEDLG from the coding sequence ATGGCGATGAAGCGCACACAGGTCTACCTGACGCAGAATGAACACAAGGCTCTGACTGCACTCAGCAAGAAGACGAAGAAAAAGCGCAGCGAGATCATTCGTGAGGCGATCGATGCGCATCTCGAGAAGCAGCAGAAGAAAAAGACCCGTGCCGAGATACTCGATGAAGTAGCGGGCACGTGGAAAGACAATGATTTTGATTTCGAAGGTTTGCGCAAATCATGGAACAGCCGCATTGAAGATCTTGGTTGA
- the leuA gene encoding 2-isopropylmalate synthase, with protein sequence MKHEIVKKYQPYRPVDLKDRTWPNKSITTAPRWCSVDLRDGNQALVYPMEIPEKAELFNLLVAVGFKEIEVGFPAAADVEYNFLRYLVDNKLVPNDVTVQILTQAREHLIRKSFDALAGVHRAIVHMYNSTSTLQRDVVFGMSREQIKQLAVDGVKLVKQLAVEYHKKTGTIFDLEYSPESFTGTEVDFAVEICAAVMDVWEPTEQSKVILNLPSTVEMTTPNLYADQIEYFVRNIPRRDLAVISLHTHNDRGCGVAASELGLMAGADRVEGTLFGNGERTGNCDLVTVALNMLTQGVDPKLDFSNINQVAEVYERTTRMNIHQRHPYVGELVFTAFSGSHQDAINKGLAKRKQAEHEGKAITWAVPYLPIDPHDIGRTYESIIRINSQSGKGGVAYVMEHDFGCRLPKTMHPEFARVVQVIAEKQGGEVMPAEINTAFENEYLKRKSPLELAGISAIEEKPDSGEVNLKLKIHSNKAGFLKSGNGEYEGRGNGPLDAARDAIQSATSGRTQFQIKNYSEHSLGEGSDARAIAYIQIEREDKSTFYGVGVSPNISRASIEALFSAVNRAFG encoded by the coding sequence ATGAAACATGAAATAGTTAAAAAATACCAACCTTACCGGCCCGTCGATCTGAAAGACCGTACCTGGCCCAATAAATCTATCACCACGGCACCCCGCTGGTGCAGCGTCGATTTGCGCGACGGCAACCAGGCGCTCGTCTACCCAATGGAGATTCCCGAGAAGGCAGAGCTCTTTAACCTGCTCGTGGCGGTCGGCTTCAAGGAAATCGAGGTCGGCTTTCCGGCGGCGGCCGATGTGGAGTACAATTTCTTACGCTACCTGGTCGATAACAAGCTGGTACCGAATGACGTCACCGTACAGATTCTGACGCAGGCGCGCGAGCACCTGATTCGTAAGAGTTTCGATGCACTCGCCGGTGTGCACCGGGCAATCGTTCACATGTATAACTCCACCTCGACGTTGCAGCGGGATGTCGTGTTCGGCATGAGCCGCGAGCAGATCAAGCAGCTCGCAGTTGACGGAGTGAAGTTGGTGAAGCAGCTCGCGGTCGAGTACCACAAGAAGACCGGTACCATTTTCGACCTCGAGTATTCGCCAGAAAGTTTCACCGGCACCGAAGTCGACTTTGCCGTCGAGATATGTGCCGCGGTCATGGACGTATGGGAGCCCACGGAGCAGAGCAAGGTGATACTCAACTTGCCCAGTACCGTCGAGATGACGACACCGAACCTGTACGCAGACCAGATTGAGTACTTTGTGCGCAACATACCGCGCCGCGACCTGGCGGTGATTAGCCTGCACACACACAACGACCGCGGCTGCGGCGTGGCTGCGTCAGAGCTGGGACTCATGGCAGGCGCTGACCGGGTCGAGGGCACTCTTTTTGGTAACGGTGAGCGCACCGGCAACTGCGACCTCGTGACCGTGGCATTGAATATGCTGACTCAGGGCGTTGATCCGAAACTCGATTTCTCGAATATTAACCAGGTTGCCGAAGTGTACGAGCGCACCACGCGCATGAACATTCACCAGCGCCACCCATACGTGGGCGAATTGGTCTTTACTGCTTTCTCAGGATCGCACCAGGACGCGATCAATAAGGGATTGGCAAAGCGCAAGCAGGCAGAGCACGAAGGCAAAGCGATTACCTGGGCCGTTCCGTATTTGCCGATCGACCCGCACGACATTGGTCGTACGTACGAATCGATCATCCGCATCAATTCGCAGTCGGGCAAGGGCGGCGTTGCATACGTTATGGAGCACGATTTCGGCTGCCGGTTGCCGAAGACCATGCACCCCGAATTCGCCCGTGTCGTGCAGGTTATCGCCGAAAAACAGGGCGGCGAAGTGATGCCCGCCGAGATCAACACCGCCTTTGAGAATGAATACCTGAAACGCAAATCGCCGCTTGAGCTCGCGGGTATTTCTGCGATTGAAGAAAAGCCCGACAGCGGTGAAGTAAATCTTAAATTAAAGATTCACTCCAACAAAGCCGGATTTCTGAAATCGGGTAATGGCGAATACGAGGGCAGGGGCAATGGGCCGCTCGATGCCGCGCGCGATGCGATTCAAAGCGCCACGAGCGGCAGAACGCAGTTTCAGATCAAGAACTACAGCGAGCATTCGCTGGGAGAAGGTTCTGACGCGCGTGCGATCGCGTACATACAGATCGAGCGCGAAGACAAGTCCACGTTTTACGGCGTGGGAGTCAGCCCCAATATTTCGCGCGCTTCGATCGAGGCGCTGTTCTCTGCTGTGAACCGTGCGTTTGGTTGA
- a CDS encoding cation diffusion facilitator family transporter produces MGHHHDHSHHHHGPGHEHASNNLLLALALNLGFAVIELVGGLYTNSVAILSDALHDLGDTFSLGVAWYLQKISGKPRDEYYSYGYRRFSLLGALVVSSVLLIGVALVIRESVERLLKPEQADAKGMLLLAVLGVAINGFAALRVKKGHSLNERAVYLHLLEDVLGWIAVLVSSIVMIFFNLPFLDPLVSLGISLFILFNVYKNLRSVVRILLLEVPGHVKLPEFESAVRGLKHVKDLDDLHLWTLDGQNHVLTMQVIVSDKLGFSALRNIKHEIRELARGRGIMHTTIEFCCNSEDRHQHH; encoded by the coding sequence ATGGGACACCACCACGACCATTCGCACCACCACCATGGGCCTGGCCACGAACATGCCTCGAATAATCTGCTGCTCGCGCTCGCGCTCAACCTCGGCTTTGCCGTCATTGAGCTCGTCGGCGGTCTCTATACCAACAGCGTCGCGATCTTATCTGACGCATTGCATGATCTCGGCGATACTTTTTCCCTCGGTGTCGCCTGGTATCTGCAAAAAATATCGGGCAAACCTCGAGACGAATATTACTCCTATGGCTACCGGCGCTTTTCTTTATTGGGAGCTCTGGTTGTTTCGTCGGTGCTGCTGATCGGCGTGGCACTCGTGATACGCGAATCGGTCGAGCGGCTGCTGAAGCCTGAACAGGCTGACGCAAAAGGGATGCTGTTGCTCGCAGTTCTGGGTGTTGCCATTAACGGCTTTGCTGCACTGCGCGTCAAAAAAGGCCATTCATTGAACGAACGCGCGGTCTATCTGCACCTGCTCGAAGATGTATTGGGGTGGATAGCCGTGCTCGTCAGCAGTATCGTCATGATCTTCTTTAATCTGCCGTTTCTTGACCCGCTCGTATCGCTGGGCATTTCGCTTTTTATACTGTTTAACGTTTACAAGAATCTGCGCAGCGTGGTACGCATTCTGTTGCTGGAGGTTCCTGGTCATGTCAAGCTGCCCGAATTTGAGTCGGCTGTGCGTGGATTGAAACACGTCAAAGATCTCGACGATCTTCACCTGTGGACTCTCGATGGGCAAAACCATGTCTTAACGATGCAGGTGATTGTCTCTGATAAGCTGGGCTTTTCAGCGCTGCGGAATATCAAACACGAGATCAGAGAGTTGGCGAGGGGCAGAGGCATTATGCACACCACAATCGAATTCTGCTGCAATAGCGAAGACAGACACCAGCATCATTGA
- a CDS encoding type II toxin-antitoxin system VapC family toxin translates to MKILVDTNILIDQLRGLPAAILFGKTLPADTAISAVTVSKLFAGIRSAQQRQRVKDLVESYRIIPFDVGAAELAGDYLQKFRKSHSLNISDAAIAATARIHDLNLVTLNLKHFPMFPGLRKPY, encoded by the coding sequence TTGAAGATCTTGGTTGACACAAACATACTGATCGATCAGCTGCGTGGTCTGCCGGCAGCTATTTTGTTTGGCAAGACTTTGCCTGCGGACACAGCAATTTCGGCTGTGACTGTCAGCAAACTTTTTGCGGGTATACGATCGGCTCAACAGCGCCAAAGAGTAAAAGATTTGGTTGAAAGCTATCGTATTATTCCCTTCGATGTCGGCGCTGCCGAATTAGCAGGGGACTACCTGCAAAAGTTTCGGAAATCGCACTCCCTGAATATTAGCGATGCAGCGATAGCAGCCACAGCCCGGATTCACGATCTTAATTTGGTAACTCTAAACCTAAAACACTTCCCCATGTTCCCCGGGCTGCGCAAACCCTATTAA
- a CDS encoding phospho-sugar mutase yields MSLTAEEYFQKFLQSPLTAAEKAQLQADKSRLIAERAFDGEPAFGTGGMRAITGLGTNRLNLQNIARLNLAVAKYFKQGKASPLLAMGYDSRLTSPEFSRLSYHILTQNGLRVKIFRRPTPTPLLSYAVRELGADCGVVLTASHNPPQYNGYKAYGADGGQIISPVDKEVQKLFLETGYDVLPANLHELAEKAIPEADLIEEEIYQSYISRLKKEIFYTNKPKRARILYSPLHGTGGWLFERAFKELGYDSFSVLPEQAKPDGNFPTVKSPNPEEPAAFERLLAAANAAPNKPDLLVATDPDADRVGCMLKTATGYHFLTGNQIGSLLLESISRKSVRAENLLPQQRKNPYICKTIVTTELQRLIADGYGIKTVETLTGFKYIAEQVAKDPENYLFGGEESFGYLPIHWVRDKDSLSSALALAELAEDENLVQALDAIYIRHGLFHELLHSIDLSKNPSLLPETLAKLADPKAFAAKVDFGREVVDILDLRKGAAEPKTQAGRELQQQLGEADVIQFWLKDYSRLTIRPSGTEPKIKAYLSLMGKQKPTAASLAADKEALKAEAEGILKKFLTALGV; encoded by the coding sequence ATGTCTCTCACTGCTGAGGAATATTTTCAGAAATTTCTGCAATCCCCCCTGACCGCCGCCGAAAAAGCGCAGCTGCAGGCCGACAAGTCCCGGCTCATCGCAGAACGGGCGTTCGACGGTGAACCGGCGTTCGGCACCGGCGGCATGCGGGCGATCACGGGACTCGGTACGAACCGGTTGAACCTGCAGAATATTGCGCGGCTCAATCTCGCCGTGGCGAAATATTTCAAACAGGGCAAAGCCTCACCGCTGCTGGCGATGGGTTATGACTCGCGTCTCACGTCGCCCGAGTTTAGCCGGCTCAGCTACCATATCCTGACGCAGAATGGCTTGAGGGTGAAAATCTTTCGCCGCCCGACGCCGACACCTTTGCTCTCTTACGCAGTGCGCGAGCTCGGCGCCGATTGTGGCGTCGTGCTGACCGCATCACACAACCCGCCGCAGTACAACGGCTACAAAGCCTATGGAGCCGATGGCGGGCAGATCATCTCGCCCGTCGACAAAGAGGTGCAGAAGTTGTTTCTCGAAACCGGCTACGACGTTCTGCCGGCGAACCTGCACGAGCTGGCGGAGAAGGCGATTCCCGAAGCCGACCTCATCGAAGAAGAGATTTACCAGTCATACATCAGCCGCCTCAAAAAAGAGATCTTCTACACCAACAAACCCAAGCGAGCGCGCATTCTTTATTCGCCGCTGCATGGCACCGGCGGCTGGTTGTTCGAGCGGGCGTTCAAAGAACTCGGCTATGATTCATTCTCTGTTTTGCCCGAACAGGCAAAGCCCGACGGCAATTTCCCCACGGTGAAATCACCCAACCCCGAAGAACCGGCGGCGTTCGAGCGCCTGCTGGCGGCGGCTAATGCAGCTCCCAACAAACCCGACCTGCTCGTGGCAACTGATCCTGACGCAGACCGGGTAGGGTGTATGCTGAAGACGGCCACGGGTTACCATTTTCTCACGGGTAACCAGATCGGCTCATTGCTATTAGAGAGCATTTCCCGTAAGAGTGTAAGGGCAGAAAATCTTCTGCCCCAACAGCGCAAGAATCCGTACATCTGCAAGACCATCGTCACCACTGAATTGCAACGCCTCATTGCCGACGGCTATGGTATAAAGACCGTTGAAACGCTCACTGGATTCAAGTATATTGCAGAGCAGGTCGCGAAAGACCCCGAGAACTATCTCTTTGGTGGCGAGGAAAGCTTTGGTTACCTGCCGATACACTGGGTACGCGACAAAGACTCGCTCTCATCGGCGCTCGCCCTGGCAGAACTCGCCGAAGACGAGAACCTCGTGCAGGCCCTGGACGCGATCTACATACGCCATGGGCTCTTCCATGAACTTCTGCACAGCATTGACCTCAGCAAGAACCCGTCGCTGCTACCTGAGACTCTCGCGAAGCTCGCCGATCCCAAGGCGTTTGCGGCAAAGGTCGATTTCGGCCGCGAGGTAGTGGATATTCTCGACCTGCGCAAAGGTGCTGCAGAACCCAAAACGCAGGCCGGCCGCGAACTGCAGCAGCAACTCGGTGAGGCGGATGTCATCCAGTTCTGGTTAAAGGATTACTCGCGGCTAACAATCCGCCCTTCTGGTACTGAACCCAAAATCAAGGCATACCTGAGCCTCATGGGCAAACAGAAGCCGACGGCTGCGTCGCTTGCCGCTGACAAAGAGGCGCTCAAGGCAGAGGCGGAGGGAATTCTGAAGAAGTTTTTAACCGCATTGGGAGTGTGA